CGCCATGGAAACTATCGAGGCAGAAATAGGTATATTTTTGAAAAGCAGTGATACAATTTTGTTGTTACATGATTTTTGCGTATAACTACTAACAACAATCATGTCGGCGTGATGATAAAATCTTGTCCCAGATGAGCTGATGAGAGCAACGCCAAGCAATGCTGATATGGTGCTAGATTGTCTCAAGTTCCAGGCTGAGATCAACGGTGCATAATGCTATCCCACATAGATGTAAaaccattgtgttgtttcgttaagTGCTTCTCGTAACAAAAGCAAACATTTTGTGATGGCAACACCAGGTGTGCTGTGCATGAGCTCTACTCCGGAACAGCCAGTAATTCGGTTTGTGCCTCCAGCAAGGCAACGACAGAAAAGATGTGTGCACCGTGGGAGCAAGAAGTGTCGCAATAGGAAACGGAAAACACCTTCCGGGAGTGGGTCATCTTCATCGGATAGCTCTGACAGTGATGCAGGTGCGACGCAAGACGACCAACAAGGAGGAGCCGCAGAGCAGAGCATTCCCCCAGATGGATTACATGGTAAATCAAAATGTGGATCCTATAAGTGAGTAGCGTAGTGTACATCCTGAAAGTTAAAGTCTAACATGATTGATTGTTCCAAAAAATAGGTGAGGTACATATGCGTCCCAATGATACAGCCAGGGGCGTAGGCTATGGAGTTGGGGTCATCACTCGTCAAGAAACAGGGGACTATGTGTTCCCTGGAATAACAAGTAAGATATCATATGACTGACACTAGCAGCATGGATTTGCATGACCTGACCGGCTGATCATGTAATACAGTTACTACATCTGGCGGATCATCAGTAGCAGCTAATTGCGTGGTGGGGCCTGCATCGGCAGGGGGCGAGCAGCATATCCATCAAGGTATAGGTTACAAAATTATGCATTCAAAACTGACGTTGACAACCTAGAAGCATAACATCTTTGTCGGACGGGTGTTTCAGCTGATGCAACCAACAATCACGGCGCTGAGCCTAGTCTGGGAGGCTCGGGACCTGTAAGGGTGCAAGTCGGTATGGTTAGGACATTTGTGAAGAATGAAATGGGAGAAAAATTCCCGGGGAAAGCTGGACTGAAGGATGAAGAGCCGACAACAAAGAATGTGGTGTACTTCTTCGACAAAATGCTGACATGCACGAGACAGGAGCTCGACAAGTAAGTTCGAAAGCAGAGACATTAGAAGAAGGTGCATCCACCCATCCCGACATGGATTACTTGTACTTACCACTTGTTGAACTCATTTTGCAGGAAATGGTTCAAACACCTTGCCTCGTACCTAGTTGTGATGTGTGGTGATGATTTTCGGAAAGAATTTGGGCCGAATGGAAGGCTAACAGTTACTGGTTGGGTTTGCTTGAGCCGAATGATCACTTACAAGGAAGGGCTCATGTACGGTTCATGGAAGATCAGGTGGCGCCAT
This portion of the Triticum dicoccoides isolate Atlit2015 ecotype Zavitan chromosome 7A, WEW_v2.0, whole genome shotgun sequence genome encodes:
- the LOC119327671 gene encoding uncharacterized protein LOC119327671 → MVRTFVKNEMGEKFPGKAGLKDEEPTTKNVVYFFDKMLTCTRQELDKKWFKHLASYLVVMCGDDFRKEFGPNGRLTVTGWVCLSRMITYKEGLMYGSWKIRWRHVFDVRFVLALMYNSYSLDFEFMNTMMSFEALGYRLQWTKKCHTTIRGLSMLLMSTRRRYLLRTRARPQMERTP